A genomic window from Silene latifolia isolate original U9 population chromosome 11, ASM4854445v1, whole genome shotgun sequence includes:
- the LOC141611367 gene encoding germin-like protein — protein MAYRNTFVVLALMAFTSFVAYATDPTQLQDFCVGVNDPNQALFVNGLFCKNPMEATPDDFFYKGLDVPGKPNNLGVNVTLVTAMQVPGLNTLGISLARIDFAPYGVNPPHTHPRATEVLTVLEGTLYVGFVTSNLPNGGNKLFTKVLNKGDVFVYPQGLIHFQFNVGNTPAVAIVGLSSQNPGVVTIANAVFGSQPPISVDVLAKAFQLDANVVKSLQSHFGMSS, from the exons ATGGCGTATCGTAACACCTTTGTTGTACTGGCACTTATGGCCTTCACTTCCTTTGTGGCTTATGCTACTGATCCGACCCAACTTCAAGATTTTTGCGTCGGAGTTAACGACCCTAACCAAGCAC TGTTTGTGAATGGCCTTTTTTGCAAGAATCCTATGGAAGCAACACCCGACGATTTTTTCTACAAAGGGCTAGACGTACCCGGGAAGCCCAACAACTTAGGGGTCAATGTCACACTGGTTACAGCAATGCAAGTACCTGGACTCAACACCCTTGGTATATCGTTGGCTAGGATTGACTTTGCACCATACGGAGTCAATCCACCACACACCCACCCTCGTGCCACTGAGGTCTTGACGGTCTTGGAAGGAACCCTCTATGTTGGGTTTGTAACATCCAACCTTCCAAACGGCGGAAACAAATTATTCACTAAGGTATTAAACAAAGGAGATGTTTTCGTGTATCCACAGGGTCTGATTCACTTTCAATTTAATGTTGGTAATACCCCGGCTGTGGCTATTGTTGGGTTGAGCAGCCAGAACCCTGGTGTTGTGACTATTGCCAACGCGGTGTTTGGATCACAGCCACCTATCTCGGTCGATGTTCTAGCCAAGGCCTTCCAGTTGGATGCTAATGTGGTCAAGTCCCTTCAGTCTCACTTTGGGATGAGCTCATAA